The Coffea eugenioides isolate CCC68of chromosome 8, Ceug_1.0, whole genome shotgun sequence genome has a segment encoding these proteins:
- the LOC113779085 gene encoding uncharacterized protein LOC113779085 isoform X4, whose product MTSLIVDEGGKQTAAVGRQNGDSVAHTHTYAQHRRSRSASDRNLTVRPESNLHSLQQDIKESPWNQQELPPLTRSCRASPLQAHSVRVNKDAVSNHRASLEKDIEQLQFRLQQERSMRMVLEKAMGRASSTLSPGHRHFAAQTKELLADIELLEEEVANREQHVLSLYRSIFEQCISRSSSEQSSVMTSPAHAKNETRKHPSIISSAFCSSKFPLRTFQTLASINDSGKRDLLQYKTRHASLFSGKANIHFEKSCTENAKVQEQSQAMRRTSVMRTLKDHLNQCPSKLAEEMVRCMAAVYCWLRSTASVDLEQNRSPLLSRSSTSVVLPRRGSGDPRDWPGKCTLEISSLSTDKNNFSHASYAINNYRLLVEQLERVSINQMESDVQTAFWINIYNSLIMHAYLAYGVPHSSLRRLALFHKAAYNVGGHAVSADAIEQSIFCFRAPRTGKWLETLLSTAIRKRAAEERHHISSKFGLRDSEPLVCFALCTGAFSDPMLRVFTAANIRDELESAKREFLQANTVVKKSKKVFLPKVLERYTKEASIPADDLLKWIAENVDKKLNDSIKKCVERTNTKKASQIIEWLPYNSRFRYVFAKDLTEKPWLV is encoded by the exons ATGACTAGTTTAATTGTAGATGAAGGTGGGAAACAAACTGCTGCTGTTGGGAGACAAAATGGAGATTCTGTGGCACATACACATACTTATGCTCAACATAGGCGTTCTAGGAG TGCTTCTGACAGGAATTTGACTGTTAGACCAGAGAGTAATCTGCATTCTCTGCAGCAAGACATTAAAGAATCACCT TGGAATCAACAGGAATTACCCCCTTTAACGCGGAGTTGCAGGGCAAGTCCACTTCAGGCGCATTCGGTTAGAGTGAACAAAGATGCTGTTTCAAATCATAGAGCATCCCTGGAAAAAGAT ATTGAGCAATTACAATTCCGTTTGCAGCAAGAGAGATCTATGCGTATGGTACTTGAGAAAGCAATGGGTCGAGCTTCCAGCACATTATCTCCTGGACATCGTCATTTTGCTGCTCAA ACAAAGGAGTTGTTGGCAGACATTGAGTTACTTGAAGAGGAGGTTGCAAATCGTGAGCAGCATGTTCTCTCTCTCTACAGGAGCATCTTTGAGCAATGCATTAGTAGGTCATCCTCTGAGCAGAGCTCAGTCATGACTTCTCCTGCACATGCAAAGAATGAGACAAGAAAGCACCCAAGTATTATCTCAAGCGCTTTTTGTTCTTCAAAGTTCCCTTTACGGACTTTCCAAACCCTTGCTTCAATAAATGACTCGGGAAAAAGGGACCTGCTGCAGTATAAGACTAGACATGCTTCACTGTTTAGTGGTAAAGCCAACATCCACTTTGAGAAGAGTTGTACAGAAAATGCGAAG GTTCAGGAACAGTCACAAGCAATGAGGAGAACCTCTGTGATGCGAACTCTGAAAGATCATCTCAACCAGTGTCCAAGTAAGTTGGCAGAGGAAATGGTCAGGTGTATGGCTGCAGTCTACTGCTGGCTTCGAAGCACAGCATCTGTAGATTTGGAGCAAAATAGATCGCCTTTGTTATCGAGGTCTTCCACTAGTGTTGTACTTCCCAGGCGGGGCTCTGGGGATCCGAGAGACTGGCCTGGCAAATGCACACTCGAAATATCTAGTTTATCAACTGACAAGAATAACTTTTCCCATGCATCTTATGCCATCAACAATTACAG ACTTCTAGTGGAACAGCTGGAAAGGGTGAGCATCAATCAGATGGAGAGTGATGTCCAGACAGCCTTTtggataaatatatataattccTTGATTATGCAT GCATATCTGGCATATGGAGTACCCCACAGCTCTCTCAGAAGGTTAGCTTTGTTTCACAAG GCTGCTTATAATGTTGGTGGCCATGCTGTAAGTGCAGATGCAATTGAGCAGTCCATATTTTGCTTCCGTGCGCCTCGAACAGGAAAG TGGCTAGAGACTCTTCTTTCAACCGCTATAAGGAAAAGAGCTGCAGAAGAAAGACATCATATCAGTTCAAAATTTGGTCTCCGAGATTCTGAACCTCTTGTTTGCTTTGCCCTTTGCACAGGAGCCTTTTCTGATCCCATG CTGAGAGTCTTTACAGCAGCAAACATTAGAGATGAATTGGAATCCGCCAAAAGGGAGTTCCTTCAAGCTAATACTGTTGTGAAGAAGTCGAAGAAAGTGTTTTTACCAAAAGTGCTTGAAAGATACACGAAAGAAGCATCTATTCCGGCAGATGATCTTCTGAAGTGGATTGCTGAAAATGTAGACAAGAAGCTTAACGATTCAATAAAGAAATGTGTTGAGCGTACAAATACCAAAAAAGCTTCTCAGATTATTGAATGGTTGCCGTACAATTCAAGGTTCCGATACGTGTTTGCGAAGGATCTAACAGAGAAGCCGTGGTTGGTATAG
- the LOC113781630 gene encoding probable aquaporin TIP-type RB7-18C, which translates to MPVLAYNSMHYIKKIIVELHKPTSFIFGSFGDSFSVGSLKCYLAEFIATLLFVFAGVGSAIAYNKLTSDAALDPAGLVAVAVAHGLGLFVGVAIAANISGGHLNPAVTFGLAIGGNITILTGLFYWIAQLLGSILACALLKFVTNGLAIPTHNVASGMNGFEALVMEIVTTFGLVYTVYATAADPKKGSLGIIAPIAIGFIVGANILAAGPFSGGSMNPARSFGPAVVSGNFEDNWIYWIGPLIGGALAGLIYGDVFISYYQALPATQEYTA; encoded by the exons ATGCCAGTTTTGGCTTACAATTCTATGCACTATATAAAGAAGATCATTGTGGAACTTCATAAGCCAACAAGTTTTA TTTTTGGTAGCTTTGGTGACTCTTTTAGTGTTGGTTCATTAAAGTGTTATTTAGCTGAGTTTATTGCCACTCTTCTCTTCGTTTTTGCTGGTGTTGGATCAGCAATAGCCTACA ATAAGCTCACATCGGATGCAGCTCTAGACCCAGCTGGTCTAGTGGCAGTGGCCGTGGCTCATGGATTGGGGTTGTTCGTGGGGGTGGCCATTGCGGCCAACATTTCTGGTGGCCACTTGAATCCGGCAGTGACCTTTGGATTGGCAATTGGAGGAAACATAACTATTCTAACTGGCCTCTTCTACTGGATTGCCCAGTTGCTTGGTTCCATTCTTGCTTGCGCCCTCCTCAAATTTGTTACTAATGGCTTG GCAATTCCTACACATAACGTTGCCTCAGGAATGAATGGATTTGAAGCCTTGGTGATGGAAATAGTCACTACATTTGGTCTTGTGTACACTGTCTATGCCACGGCGGCCGACCCCAAGAAAGGGTCCCTTGGAATAATTGCACCAATTGCAATTGGGTTCATTGTTGGAGCTAACATTTTAGCTGCTGGCCCATTCAGTGGTGGATCCATGAACCCAGCAAGATCATTTGGCCCAGCTGTTGTTAGCGGAAACTTCGAGGATAACTGGATCTATTGGATCGGCCCACTTATTGGTGGAGCATTGGCTGGGCTAATATATGGCGATGTCTTCATTAGTTATTATCAGGCACTCCCGGCCACCCAAGAATACACGGCCTGA
- the LOC113779085 gene encoding uncharacterized protein LOC113779085 isoform X2, whose amino-acid sequence MTSLIVDEGGKQTAAVGRQNGDSVAHTHTYAQHRRSRSASDRNLTVRPESNLHSLQQDIKESPELPPLTRSCRASPLQAHSVRVNKDAVSNHRASLEKDIEQLQFRLQQERSMRMVLEKAMGRASSTLSPGHRHFAAQTKELLADIELLEEEVANREQHVLSLYRSIFEQCISRSSSEQSSVMTSPAHAKNETRKHPSIISSAFCSSKFPLRTFQTLASINDSGKRDLLQYKTRHASLFSGKANIHFEKSCTENAKSSLLVLGVKHKVLRVPVHKVQEQSQAMRRTSVMRTLKDHLNQCPSKLAEEMVRCMAAVYCWLRSTASVDLEQNRSPLLSRSSTSVVLPRRGSGDPRDWPGKCTLEISSLSTDKNNFSHASYAINNYRLLVEQLERVSINQMESDVQTAFWINIYNSLIMHAYLAYGVPHSSLRRLALFHKAAYNVGGHAVSADAIEQSIFCFRAPRTGKWLETLLSTAIRKRAAEERHHISSKFGLRDSEPLVCFALCTGAFSDPMLRVFTAANIRDELESAKREFLQANTVVKKSKKVFLPKVLERYTKEASIPADDLLKWIAENVDKKLNDSIKKCVERTNTKKASQIIEWLPYNSRFRYVFAKDLTEKPWLV is encoded by the exons ATGACTAGTTTAATTGTAGATGAAGGTGGGAAACAAACTGCTGCTGTTGGGAGACAAAATGGAGATTCTGTGGCACATACACATACTTATGCTCAACATAGGCGTTCTAGGAG TGCTTCTGACAGGAATTTGACTGTTAGACCAGAGAGTAATCTGCATTCTCTGCAGCAAGACATTAAAGAATCACCT GAATTACCCCCTTTAACGCGGAGTTGCAGGGCAAGTCCACTTCAGGCGCATTCGGTTAGAGTGAACAAAGATGCTGTTTCAAATCATAGAGCATCCCTGGAAAAAGAT ATTGAGCAATTACAATTCCGTTTGCAGCAAGAGAGATCTATGCGTATGGTACTTGAGAAAGCAATGGGTCGAGCTTCCAGCACATTATCTCCTGGACATCGTCATTTTGCTGCTCAA ACAAAGGAGTTGTTGGCAGACATTGAGTTACTTGAAGAGGAGGTTGCAAATCGTGAGCAGCATGTTCTCTCTCTCTACAGGAGCATCTTTGAGCAATGCATTAGTAGGTCATCCTCTGAGCAGAGCTCAGTCATGACTTCTCCTGCACATGCAAAGAATGAGACAAGAAAGCACCCAAGTATTATCTCAAGCGCTTTTTGTTCTTCAAAGTTCCCTTTACGGACTTTCCAAACCCTTGCTTCAATAAATGACTCGGGAAAAAGGGACCTGCTGCAGTATAAGACTAGACATGCTTCACTGTTTAGTGGTAAAGCCAACATCCACTTTGAGAAGAGTTGTACAGAAAATGCGAAG TCCTCTCTACTAGTATTGGGTGTGAAGCATAAAGTACTACGCGTTCCTGTTCACAAG GTTCAGGAACAGTCACAAGCAATGAGGAGAACCTCTGTGATGCGAACTCTGAAAGATCATCTCAACCAGTGTCCAAGTAAGTTGGCAGAGGAAATGGTCAGGTGTATGGCTGCAGTCTACTGCTGGCTTCGAAGCACAGCATCTGTAGATTTGGAGCAAAATAGATCGCCTTTGTTATCGAGGTCTTCCACTAGTGTTGTACTTCCCAGGCGGGGCTCTGGGGATCCGAGAGACTGGCCTGGCAAATGCACACTCGAAATATCTAGTTTATCAACTGACAAGAATAACTTTTCCCATGCATCTTATGCCATCAACAATTACAG ACTTCTAGTGGAACAGCTGGAAAGGGTGAGCATCAATCAGATGGAGAGTGATGTCCAGACAGCCTTTtggataaatatatataattccTTGATTATGCAT GCATATCTGGCATATGGAGTACCCCACAGCTCTCTCAGAAGGTTAGCTTTGTTTCACAAG GCTGCTTATAATGTTGGTGGCCATGCTGTAAGTGCAGATGCAATTGAGCAGTCCATATTTTGCTTCCGTGCGCCTCGAACAGGAAAG TGGCTAGAGACTCTTCTTTCAACCGCTATAAGGAAAAGAGCTGCAGAAGAAAGACATCATATCAGTTCAAAATTTGGTCTCCGAGATTCTGAACCTCTTGTTTGCTTTGCCCTTTGCACAGGAGCCTTTTCTGATCCCATG CTGAGAGTCTTTACAGCAGCAAACATTAGAGATGAATTGGAATCCGCCAAAAGGGAGTTCCTTCAAGCTAATACTGTTGTGAAGAAGTCGAAGAAAGTGTTTTTACCAAAAGTGCTTGAAAGATACACGAAAGAAGCATCTATTCCGGCAGATGATCTTCTGAAGTGGATTGCTGAAAATGTAGACAAGAAGCTTAACGATTCAATAAAGAAATGTGTTGAGCGTACAAATACCAAAAAAGCTTCTCAGATTATTGAATGGTTGCCGTACAATTCAAGGTTCCGATACGTGTTTGCGAAGGATCTAACAGAGAAGCCGTGGTTGGTATAG
- the LOC113780846 gene encoding uncharacterized protein LOC113780846, translating into MLDEPHLCFCFCFCSASDRNLTVRPESNLHSLQQDIKESPWNQQELPPLTRSCRASPLQAHSVRVNKDAVSNHRASLEKDIEQLQFRLQQERSMRMVLEKAMGRASSTLSPGHRHFAAQTKELLADIELLEEEVANREQHVLSLYRSIFEQCISRSSSEQSSVMTSPAHAKNETRKHPSIISSAFCSSKFPLRTFQTLASINDSGKRDLLQYKTRHASLFSGKANIHFEKSCTENAKSSLLVLGVKHKVLRVPVHKVQEQSQAMRRTSVMRTLKDHLNQCPSKLAEEMVRCMAAVYCWLRSTASVDLEQNRSPLLSRSSTSVVLPRRGSGDPRDWPGKCTLEISSLSTDKNNFSHASYAINNYRLLVEQLERVSINQMESDVQTAFWINIYNSLIMHAYLAYGVPHSSLRRLALFHKAAYNVGGHAVSADAIEQSIFCFRAPRTGKWLETLLSTAIRKRAAEERHHISSKFGLRDSEPLVCFALCTGAFSDPMLRVFTAANIRDELESAKREFLQANTVVKKSKKVFLPKVLERYTKEASIPADDLLKWIAENVDKKLNDSIKKCVERTNTKKASQIIEWLPYNSRFRYVFAKDLTEKPWLV; encoded by the exons ATGTTGGATGAGCCTCATTTG tgcttttgcttttgcttttgcaGTGCTTCTGACAGGAATTTGACTGTTAGACCAGAGAGTAATCTGCATTCTCTGCAGCAAGACATTAAAGAATCACCT TGGAATCAACAGGAATTACCCCCTTTAACGCGGAGTTGCAGGGCAAGTCCACTTCAGGCGCATTCGGTTAGAGTGAACAAAGATGCTGTTTCAAATCATAGAGCATCCCTGGAAAAAGAT ATTGAGCAATTACAATTCCGTTTGCAGCAAGAGAGATCTATGCGTATGGTACTTGAGAAAGCAATGGGTCGAGCTTCCAGCACATTATCTCCTGGACATCGTCATTTTGCTGCTCAA ACAAAGGAGTTGTTGGCAGACATTGAGTTACTTGAAGAGGAGGTTGCAAATCGTGAGCAGCATGTTCTCTCTCTCTACAGGAGCATCTTTGAGCAATGCATTAGTAGGTCATCCTCTGAGCAGAGCTCAGTCATGACTTCTCCTGCACATGCAAAGAATGAGACAAGAAAGCACCCAAGTATTATCTCAAGCGCTTTTTGTTCTTCAAAGTTCCCTTTACGGACTTTCCAAACCCTTGCTTCAATAAATGACTCGGGAAAAAGGGACCTGCTGCAGTATAAGACTAGACATGCTTCACTGTTTAGTGGTAAAGCCAACATCCACTTTGAGAAGAGTTGTACAGAAAATGCGAAG TCCTCTCTACTAGTATTGGGTGTGAAGCATAAAGTACTACGCGTTCCTGTTCACAAG GTTCAGGAACAGTCACAAGCAATGAGGAGAACCTCTGTGATGCGAACTCTGAAAGATCATCTCAACCAGTGTCCAAGTAAGTTGGCAGAGGAAATGGTCAGGTGTATGGCTGCAGTCTACTGCTGGCTTCGAAGCACAGCATCTGTAGATTTGGAGCAAAATAGATCGCCTTTGTTATCGAGGTCTTCCACTAGTGTTGTACTTCCCAGGCGGGGCTCTGGGGATCCGAGAGACTGGCCTGGCAAATGCACACTCGAAATATCTAGTTTATCAACTGACAAGAATAACTTTTCCCATGCATCTTATGCCATCAACAATTACAG ACTTCTAGTGGAACAGCTGGAAAGGGTGAGCATCAATCAGATGGAGAGTGATGTCCAGACAGCCTTTtggataaatatatataattccTTGATTATGCAT GCATATCTGGCATATGGAGTACCCCACAGCTCTCTCAGAAGGTTAGCTTTGTTTCACAAG GCTGCTTATAATGTTGGTGGCCATGCTGTAAGTGCAGATGCAATTGAGCAGTCCATATTTTGCTTCCGTGCGCCTCGAACAGGAAAG TGGCTAGAGACTCTTCTTTCAACCGCTATAAGGAAAAGAGCTGCAGAAGAAAGACATCATATCAGTTCAAAATTTGGTCTCCGAGATTCTGAACCTCTTGTTTGCTTTGCCCTTTGCACAGGAGCCTTTTCTGATCCCATG CTGAGAGTCTTTACAGCAGCAAACATTAGAGATGAATTGGAATCCGCCAAAAGGGAGTTCCTTCAAGCTAATACTGTTGTGAAGAAGTCGAAGAAAGTGTTTTTACCAAAAGTGCTTGAAAGATACACGAAAGAAGCATCTATTCCGGCAGATGATCTTCTGAAGTGGATTGCTGAAAATGTAGACAAGAAGCTTAACGATTCAATAAAGAAATGTGTTGAGCGTACAAATACCAAAAAAGCTTCTCAGATTATTGAATGGTTGCCGTACAATTCAAGGTTCCGATACGTGTTTGCGAAGGATCTAACAGAGAAGCCGTGGTTGGTATAG
- the LOC113779085 gene encoding uncharacterized protein LOC113779085 isoform X1 has protein sequence MTSLIVDEGGKQTAAVGRQNGDSVAHTHTYAQHRRSRSASDRNLTVRPESNLHSLQQDIKESPWNQQELPPLTRSCRASPLQAHSVRVNKDAVSNHRASLEKDIEQLQFRLQQERSMRMVLEKAMGRASSTLSPGHRHFAAQTKELLADIELLEEEVANREQHVLSLYRSIFEQCISRSSSEQSSVMTSPAHAKNETRKHPSIISSAFCSSKFPLRTFQTLASINDSGKRDLLQYKTRHASLFSGKANIHFEKSCTENAKSSLLVLGVKHKVLRVPVHKVQEQSQAMRRTSVMRTLKDHLNQCPSKLAEEMVRCMAAVYCWLRSTASVDLEQNRSPLLSRSSTSVVLPRRGSGDPRDWPGKCTLEISSLSTDKNNFSHASYAINNYRLLVEQLERVSINQMESDVQTAFWINIYNSLIMHAYLAYGVPHSSLRRLALFHKAAYNVGGHAVSADAIEQSIFCFRAPRTGKWLETLLSTAIRKRAAEERHHISSKFGLRDSEPLVCFALCTGAFSDPMLRVFTAANIRDELESAKREFLQANTVVKKSKKVFLPKVLERYTKEASIPADDLLKWIAENVDKKLNDSIKKCVERTNTKKASQIIEWLPYNSRFRYVFAKDLTEKPWLV, from the exons ATGACTAGTTTAATTGTAGATGAAGGTGGGAAACAAACTGCTGCTGTTGGGAGACAAAATGGAGATTCTGTGGCACATACACATACTTATGCTCAACATAGGCGTTCTAGGAG TGCTTCTGACAGGAATTTGACTGTTAGACCAGAGAGTAATCTGCATTCTCTGCAGCAAGACATTAAAGAATCACCT TGGAATCAACAGGAATTACCCCCTTTAACGCGGAGTTGCAGGGCAAGTCCACTTCAGGCGCATTCGGTTAGAGTGAACAAAGATGCTGTTTCAAATCATAGAGCATCCCTGGAAAAAGAT ATTGAGCAATTACAATTCCGTTTGCAGCAAGAGAGATCTATGCGTATGGTACTTGAGAAAGCAATGGGTCGAGCTTCCAGCACATTATCTCCTGGACATCGTCATTTTGCTGCTCAA ACAAAGGAGTTGTTGGCAGACATTGAGTTACTTGAAGAGGAGGTTGCAAATCGTGAGCAGCATGTTCTCTCTCTCTACAGGAGCATCTTTGAGCAATGCATTAGTAGGTCATCCTCTGAGCAGAGCTCAGTCATGACTTCTCCTGCACATGCAAAGAATGAGACAAGAAAGCACCCAAGTATTATCTCAAGCGCTTTTTGTTCTTCAAAGTTCCCTTTACGGACTTTCCAAACCCTTGCTTCAATAAATGACTCGGGAAAAAGGGACCTGCTGCAGTATAAGACTAGACATGCTTCACTGTTTAGTGGTAAAGCCAACATCCACTTTGAGAAGAGTTGTACAGAAAATGCGAAG TCCTCTCTACTAGTATTGGGTGTGAAGCATAAAGTACTACGCGTTCCTGTTCACAAG GTTCAGGAACAGTCACAAGCAATGAGGAGAACCTCTGTGATGCGAACTCTGAAAGATCATCTCAACCAGTGTCCAAGTAAGTTGGCAGAGGAAATGGTCAGGTGTATGGCTGCAGTCTACTGCTGGCTTCGAAGCACAGCATCTGTAGATTTGGAGCAAAATAGATCGCCTTTGTTATCGAGGTCTTCCACTAGTGTTGTACTTCCCAGGCGGGGCTCTGGGGATCCGAGAGACTGGCCTGGCAAATGCACACTCGAAATATCTAGTTTATCAACTGACAAGAATAACTTTTCCCATGCATCTTATGCCATCAACAATTACAG ACTTCTAGTGGAACAGCTGGAAAGGGTGAGCATCAATCAGATGGAGAGTGATGTCCAGACAGCCTTTtggataaatatatataattccTTGATTATGCAT GCATATCTGGCATATGGAGTACCCCACAGCTCTCTCAGAAGGTTAGCTTTGTTTCACAAG GCTGCTTATAATGTTGGTGGCCATGCTGTAAGTGCAGATGCAATTGAGCAGTCCATATTTTGCTTCCGTGCGCCTCGAACAGGAAAG TGGCTAGAGACTCTTCTTTCAACCGCTATAAGGAAAAGAGCTGCAGAAGAAAGACATCATATCAGTTCAAAATTTGGTCTCCGAGATTCTGAACCTCTTGTTTGCTTTGCCCTTTGCACAGGAGCCTTTTCTGATCCCATG CTGAGAGTCTTTACAGCAGCAAACATTAGAGATGAATTGGAATCCGCCAAAAGGGAGTTCCTTCAAGCTAATACTGTTGTGAAGAAGTCGAAGAAAGTGTTTTTACCAAAAGTGCTTGAAAGATACACGAAAGAAGCATCTATTCCGGCAGATGATCTTCTGAAGTGGATTGCTGAAAATGTAGACAAGAAGCTTAACGATTCAATAAAGAAATGTGTTGAGCGTACAAATACCAAAAAAGCTTCTCAGATTATTGAATGGTTGCCGTACAATTCAAGGTTCCGATACGTGTTTGCGAAGGATCTAACAGAGAAGCCGTGGTTGGTATAG
- the LOC113779085 gene encoding uncharacterized protein LOC113779085 isoform X3 gives MLSTTQSDGIEFILANFGPMHLSSASDRNLTVRPESNLHSLQQDIKESPWNQQELPPLTRSCRASPLQAHSVRVNKDAVSNHRASLEKDIEQLQFRLQQERSMRMVLEKAMGRASSTLSPGHRHFAAQTKELLADIELLEEEVANREQHVLSLYRSIFEQCISRSSSEQSSVMTSPAHAKNETRKHPSIISSAFCSSKFPLRTFQTLASINDSGKRDLLQYKTRHASLFSGKANIHFEKSCTENAKSSLLVLGVKHKVLRVPVHKVQEQSQAMRRTSVMRTLKDHLNQCPSKLAEEMVRCMAAVYCWLRSTASVDLEQNRSPLLSRSSTSVVLPRRGSGDPRDWPGKCTLEISSLSTDKNNFSHASYAINNYRLLVEQLERVSINQMESDVQTAFWINIYNSLIMHAYLAYGVPHSSLRRLALFHKAAYNVGGHAVSADAIEQSIFCFRAPRTGKWLETLLSTAIRKRAAEERHHISSKFGLRDSEPLVCFALCTGAFSDPMLRVFTAANIRDELESAKREFLQANTVVKKSKKVFLPKVLERYTKEASIPADDLLKWIAENVDKKLNDSIKKCVERTNTKKASQIIEWLPYNSRFRYVFAKDLTEKPWLV, from the exons ATGCTCTCAACGACACAAAGCGATGGAATTGAATTCATCTTAGCTAACTTTGGCCCCATGCATTTGAGCAG TGCTTCTGACAGGAATTTGACTGTTAGACCAGAGAGTAATCTGCATTCTCTGCAGCAAGACATTAAAGAATCACCT TGGAATCAACAGGAATTACCCCCTTTAACGCGGAGTTGCAGGGCAAGTCCACTTCAGGCGCATTCGGTTAGAGTGAACAAAGATGCTGTTTCAAATCATAGAGCATCCCTGGAAAAAGAT ATTGAGCAATTACAATTCCGTTTGCAGCAAGAGAGATCTATGCGTATGGTACTTGAGAAAGCAATGGGTCGAGCTTCCAGCACATTATCTCCTGGACATCGTCATTTTGCTGCTCAA ACAAAGGAGTTGTTGGCAGACATTGAGTTACTTGAAGAGGAGGTTGCAAATCGTGAGCAGCATGTTCTCTCTCTCTACAGGAGCATCTTTGAGCAATGCATTAGTAGGTCATCCTCTGAGCAGAGCTCAGTCATGACTTCTCCTGCACATGCAAAGAATGAGACAAGAAAGCACCCAAGTATTATCTCAAGCGCTTTTTGTTCTTCAAAGTTCCCTTTACGGACTTTCCAAACCCTTGCTTCAATAAATGACTCGGGAAAAAGGGACCTGCTGCAGTATAAGACTAGACATGCTTCACTGTTTAGTGGTAAAGCCAACATCCACTTTGAGAAGAGTTGTACAGAAAATGCGAAG TCCTCTCTACTAGTATTGGGTGTGAAGCATAAAGTACTACGCGTTCCTGTTCACAAG GTTCAGGAACAGTCACAAGCAATGAGGAGAACCTCTGTGATGCGAACTCTGAAAGATCATCTCAACCAGTGTCCAAGTAAGTTGGCAGAGGAAATGGTCAGGTGTATGGCTGCAGTCTACTGCTGGCTTCGAAGCACAGCATCTGTAGATTTGGAGCAAAATAGATCGCCTTTGTTATCGAGGTCTTCCACTAGTGTTGTACTTCCCAGGCGGGGCTCTGGGGATCCGAGAGACTGGCCTGGCAAATGCACACTCGAAATATCTAGTTTATCAACTGACAAGAATAACTTTTCCCATGCATCTTATGCCATCAACAATTACAG ACTTCTAGTGGAACAGCTGGAAAGGGTGAGCATCAATCAGATGGAGAGTGATGTCCAGACAGCCTTTtggataaatatatataattccTTGATTATGCAT GCATATCTGGCATATGGAGTACCCCACAGCTCTCTCAGAAGGTTAGCTTTGTTTCACAAG GCTGCTTATAATGTTGGTGGCCATGCTGTAAGTGCAGATGCAATTGAGCAGTCCATATTTTGCTTCCGTGCGCCTCGAACAGGAAAG TGGCTAGAGACTCTTCTTTCAACCGCTATAAGGAAAAGAGCTGCAGAAGAAAGACATCATATCAGTTCAAAATTTGGTCTCCGAGATTCTGAACCTCTTGTTTGCTTTGCCCTTTGCACAGGAGCCTTTTCTGATCCCATG CTGAGAGTCTTTACAGCAGCAAACATTAGAGATGAATTGGAATCCGCCAAAAGGGAGTTCCTTCAAGCTAATACTGTTGTGAAGAAGTCGAAGAAAGTGTTTTTACCAAAAGTGCTTGAAAGATACACGAAAGAAGCATCTATTCCGGCAGATGATCTTCTGAAGTGGATTGCTGAAAATGTAGACAAGAAGCTTAACGATTCAATAAAGAAATGTGTTGAGCGTACAAATACCAAAAAAGCTTCTCAGATTATTGAATGGTTGCCGTACAATTCAAGGTTCCGATACGTGTTTGCGAAGGATCTAACAGAGAAGCCGTGGTTGGTATAG